One Streptomyces umbrinus genomic window, GGGTTCCTCTACTACCTTCAGACCGCGCTCGCCACGTTCATCGCGCCGGTCATCCCGCTCGCCCTGATGATCCTGCGGCCCGACCTGCTGCGCGCCGAGGCCGCCCTGTGGGTGCTGCCGAGCGTCGCGTACGTGACGCTGGTCCTGCCGCTGTGGCACCGGGCTCCGTACCGTCTCGAGGCCTGGGCCGTCCGGATCATGTACGGGTGGTCGCACGTCTTCGCGGTCTGGGACGTGATGCGGGGCCGTCCGATGGGCTGGAAGCCCACGGGCTCGGCGGGCGCCAAGAAGAACGGCATGCGCCGCTACTGGAACTGCATGATCTTCTGGACCGGCGGCACCGCCGTCCTGTGGATCATCGTCGCCGCCTGGCGCATGCTCACCCTCTATCCGCCGGACTTCGCGTTGATGCTGTCCGCCGGCCTCTTCTACGCGATGGTCGTCGGCCGTGTTCTCGTACAGCCGCGTGCCCAGGAAGTGCAGGAAGCGACCGCATGAGTTTTTCCGTACGCCGAGTGCGGGCATCACGTCCCGTGCGGGCGCTCGCCGCCACGCTCATCGCCGGTGCGCTGCTGGCCGGGTGCAGCACGTTCTCCGAGGAGGGCCGCGACCAGTACGAGCGCGGACAGGGCGAGAAGCCGGGTGCCGAGGGCACCGGTGAGGCCAGTGAGTCCGCGAAGCCGGAGCCGCCGTACGACGTGCGGCCGCTGCTGGACCCGAGGAAGAAGTACCTGGGCGTGGCCGCCGACGGCGCTCCCGCCAAGATGAAGGCCGTCGAGGACTTCGCGAAGCGCGCCGGCAAGAAGCCCAACCTGATCGAGTTCTACTCCGCCTGGGGCGACCAGTACGAGCAGGAGCTCGTGAAGAACTCCTGGGACTACGGTTCCGTGGCGTTCATCGCCTGGGAGCCCTTCGAGACCAGCATGAAGGACATTGCCTCCGGCAAGGAGGACGCGTACATCCGTGAGTACGCGAAGTCCGTCAAGGAGCTGAACCTGCCCGTCGCGATCAGCTTCGCGCACGAGATGAACGGCTTCTGGTACCCGTGGGGCACCAAGAAGACCAGTGCCGCCGACTTCACCGCCGCGTACAAGCACATCCACGACCTCTTCGACGACGAGGGCGCCACCCAGGTCATCTGGGTGTGGAGCCCGAACGTCACGCACCCGATGCCGAAGGTGAAGCTCAAGCCGTACTGGCCGGGCGACGACTACGTCGACTGGGTCGGTGTCATCGGCTACTACGCGGCCACCGGCCCCAACACGTACCAGACGCTGTACGGGCCGACGATGACGCAGATCCGCGGCTTCACGAAGAAACCGTTCATCATCGCGGAGACGGCCGCGCAGGCCGGTGAGCGCAAGCCCGCCGACATCAAGTCCCTCTTCCAGGGGACGGCGGAGCGCGACGACGTCATCGGGTTCGTCTGGTTCAACTTCGACAAGGAGACGGACTGGCGCATCAACAGCGGTCCGCTGTCGGAGAAGACCTTCAAGCAGCAGGCGGCGAACTCGAGCTTCGGATTCGATGTGACGAAGCCATGAGCGACCGACGCACGCCCACCTGGGCGGACGACTCCGAGTTGCACGACGAGTACGGGTACGGGCAGCAGCAGGGCCAGGCGCAGGGGCATCAGCAGGGGCAACAACAGCAGGGTCAGCAGCAGTACGCCGACAACGGGTACCCGCAGCAGAACGGGCAGTACCAGCAGAACGGGCAGCAACAACAGCACCAGCAACAACAGCAGTACGGCGACGGAAACCAGCAGCAGTACGCCCCGACCGACGAGGACCAGCGGCGGTACGCGCAGCAGGAGAGCCTGCGGCAGTACGCGCAGCAGGCCCAGACCCGGCCCCGGGTACAGCCGACCTACCCTCCGTACCAGGAGCAGGCCGGGGCCTATCAGGGCGGCTATGTCAGCGAGACCGGCACCTGGCGCTTCGACGTCAAGGACCTGCGATCCTCGTACACGGACCAGCAGGCGTACGACACGTACGCGCCGTACGACCCCTATGCCTCGTACACGGCGGAGCCGGAGGCGGTCGCCGAGCCCGTGGCGCCGGAGCCGGAGAAGCCCGGGTACACGCTGCCGCCGGTGCAGGAGTCGGCCTGGGCGGTGGACACGCGGCGCAGCAGGCTGCTGGGGCGCGGGGTGCTGCTGTGCGTCCTGCTCGTGCAGGCAGGGCTGTCCCTGCGGCTCAGCGGAACGGCCTTCCAGGACGAGGCGCTCTACATCGCGTCGGGCCACTACGAACTGGCCAACCTGCTGCACGGCACCAAGCTGCCGGTGGACTTCGCGGCCTACTTCTCCGGGCACCCCAAGCTGTACCCGGTGGTCGCGGCCGTTGTGGACAGCCAGTTCGGCCTGACCGGCGTACGCCTGCTCAGTCTGCTGTTCATGCTGGGCGCCACCGGGCTGCTCTACTCGCTCACCCGGCGCCTGTTCAACCTGCGGGCAGGGCTCGGGGCCGCCGCGCTGTTCTCGGTGCTCCAGTCGACGATGGTGCTCGGCAACTTCGCCACGTACGATGCCGCCGCCGTGTTCCTGCTCGCGCTGTCCGCCTGGGCGGTGGTGCGCACCGACCGGATGAACGCCGTGGCCGTGCTGCTCGCAGCGCCGCCGGCGGCACTGGCCTTCGGTGTGAAGTACGCGTCCGGTATGTATCTGCCGACCATTGTGGTTCTCGCGGTGATCACCGCGCACAGGCATCGCGGCATCCGTGCGCTCGGCCGCGGGGTGGTGCTGGGCGCGGGAACCGTGGCCCTGCTGGGGATCGGCTACTACCTCTCCGGTCCGCTGGGCGGCATCAGCTCCACGACCACCGACCGTGCGAAGGGCACAGACACCGCGGCGACGATGCTCACGCACAGCGCGGAGTGGGGTGGGCTGGTCTTCCTGGCCGCACTTGGCGGTTCGATCGCGTACGTGCTCCGCGCACGGATGGGCGAGATGCCGTGGCTCGGCGGCGAGACCTCGGGGCGCTGGCGGCGCGTTGCGCTCGGCCTGCTGCTGACGGGGACCGCGCTGCTCGCCCCCGCGTACCAGATCCACCTCCAGACCGAGATCTCGCTCTACAAGCACGTCGGCTTCGGGTTGCTCTTCGCCGCGCCGATGGCCGGCCTCGGAATGGCCCGCCTGGTCGGTCCGCACTTCCGGCATCCGCAGCTCGGGATCCTGCTGTACGTCCTGACGCTGGTGTTCGGCATGGTGCAGGCCCAGCGGGCGTTCAGCTTCCCGGACTCCACGCAGATGACCACGTATCTGCGCACGGTCGTCGACAAGAAGGGCACCTACCTCGCCGAGGAACAGGAGGTCCCCGCCTACTACCTGCGGGACAAGACCAACTGGACCCAGTGGCAGAACTCCTACTTCATGGACTACCGCGGCAAGGACGGCAAGCAGTACACCGGCCCCGACGCCTTCCGGCAGGCAGTCCGCGACGGAAAGTTCGACGCGATCGTGATGCACGGCTCGGTCAGCCCGGCGACGTACGAGGCGGTCAAGGAGGGGTTGAAGAACAACTCCCACTACCGGCTGGCGGCCGTGTTCCCGTTCACCACGAGCAGCGGAGAGAACGCCTACCGGATTTGGGTGAAGCGATGAGTCTCAATGCCTCCGCTCCGTACGGTGGCGGCTATCCCGACGCCCAGGGGGGTCATGATCCGTACGCGGGTCAGGGCGCCTACGCAGGGCAGGGAACCTATGCCGACGGCCAGGGCGGCTACGCCGGTCCTGGTCAGGGCACCTATGCCGACCCGGCGCAGGACGCGTACGCGGCCCCCGGCCAGTACGCCGACCCCGGTCAGTACACCGATCAGGGTGCCTACACCGCGCCCGGGCAGCAGCAGGCGCAGACCGCCGAGCCCGTCGCGCCGGCGCCGGTCGACCCGGAGCCGACCGCGGACGAGCCCGGGGAGGACGAGCCCGAGGATACGAAGGGCAGTCGGCTCGCCACTGCCGTGACGTTTCTGCTGCCCACGGTGCTCGCCTTCGCCATGATCTGGCGCGGGATCGGCGACCGGCAGCTGTGGCGGGACGAGCACGCCACCTGGTGGGCGGCCACGCTGTCGTTCCACGACCTGAGCCTGCTGATCCGCTCGATCGACGTCGTGTTCACGCCGTACTACGTGCTGATGCACGCCTGGATCGCCGTCGCCGGGGACTCCCCGACGGCGATGCGCATCCCCGGCGCGGTGGCCATGGCGGCGTCGGCAGGTCTGCTCGCCCTGCTCGGACGGCGGATGTTCACCACGCAGGCGGGCATCCTCGCGGGACTGGCTCTTGCCGTCGTCCCGTTCACCACGCGGTACGGGCAGGAGATCCGGCCGTACGCCTTCGCGGTGGCCGCGGTCCTGCTGTCGACGCTGCTGCTCGCCAGGGCACTGGACAAGCCGTCGTTCAAGGTGTGGGTCGCCTACACGCTGTCGGTGCCGCTGATCGGCTGGAGCCATCTGGCCTCGCTCGCGGTGCTCGGCGCGCATCTGGTGATGATCCTGATCGCACGGCGCGCGGGCGACAAGATCGTGGGCTGGGCCTATGCCGCGGCCTGCACCCTGGGCATGTGCTTCGTCATCCCCATGGCCGTGTCGGGCTCGGGGCAGAGCGGACAGATCGCCTGGAACAACCCGGTGCTGAAGGACCTGATCGAGTTCCCCAAGAACCTGTTCGGGGCCTGGGCGGTGGCCGTACCGGTCATGGCACTCGGCACGCTCGGGCTGTTCTTCGCGGGCCGGCGTGCGCTTCCGCTCGCTGTCTGGATCGTGCTGCCGCCGGTGGCGACCTACGCCACCGCCGCTCAGCTGCACCTCTTCCTGCCGCGCTATCTGCTGTTCACGGCGCCCGCCTGGGTGCTGCTCGCGGCCGTGGCCGTGGTCCGGATAGCGGGGCCCGTGGCCGGTGCGAAGGCCGGTACGGGGGCGGTGGCACGGCGCGGTTTCGGCTGGGTGCTCGTGGCGGCCGCGGTCGCCGGGATCGCCTTCCAGTCGCTGCCGGGCATCCGTGAGACCAGGCAGAACGCCTTGGGCGAACCGGACTACCGGGGCGCCGCCCAGCTCATCGAGGCCGGGCAGAAGAAGGGCGACGGCATCGTCTTCAGCGGTGTGCAGTCCGAGCGCCGGGCCATGGACTACGAACTGCGCAACGACGCCGGCCGTCCGCGCGACTGGCTGATGTACCGCACTCCGCAGGAGCTGGGCTCGTTCGGCGCGATCGAATGCCCGCAGGCTGCGAAGTGCCTGGCGAAGGCCGACAGGCTCTGGCTCGTGTCGACGACTCTCGACGGACAGCCGTTCAGCGGCATGCCGAAGACAACGTCGACAGCGATCCAGAAGAGCTTCAAGGTCGTCAAGACCAAGAAGCTCAAATACCTCCAGCTCGTGCTCCTCGAAAGGACACGCGCGGCGACGGACGACTCGTCCGAGGAAAAGGACGACGCCGCCAAGCGCAAGGTGCATACCTGAGTTGGGTTGCCGGACGCGGGCCGAGTCCCGCGTCCGGTGGGGGGCAAACAGAGAAATGGGGAGGGAAAGAGATGTCGTACGACGTGGGGGCGGACGTGGCTGTCACCGTGGTGATGCCTACGTACAACGAAGCTGCCAATCTGCCGAGAATGGCCGAGGCTGTGCTTCAACTGCCGCTGAACGGGCTCCACTTGAAGGTAGTGGACGACTCTAGTCCGGATGGTACAGGACGGATCGCGGAGGAGCTGGCGGAGAAGTACAACTGGGACGGGCGGCGCCGGATGAGCGTGCTGCACCGCACCGAGAAGGACGGCCTGGGGCGTGCGTACGTCGCGGGCATGAGCGCCGCCGTCGACGAGGGCGCGCAGTACGTCGTGCAGATGGACGCCGACGGCAGCCACCCCGTGGAAGCGGTCCCACGCATGCTCGGCACCGCCGTGGCCTCGGGCGTCGGTCTGGTCATCGGCAGCCGGTACGTCGAGGGCGGCCAGCTCGACGACGACTGGGGCGCGCACCGCGTGCTGCTGTCCCGCTTCGCCAACCGCTACGCGCGTACGGTGCTCGGCACGAAGATCCGCGACATCACGGCGGGCTTCAACCTGTGGTCGGCCCAGACCCTGCGCGACGTCGACCTGCACTCCCTGGACAGCGCCGGTTACAGCTTCCAGGTCGAGCTCAAGTTCAAGGCCGTACGCGCCGGTCACGCCGCCGTCGAGATCCCGATCCGCTTCGAGGAGCGGACCGAGGGCGTCTCGAAGATGACCCTGCGTACGCAGCTGGAGTCGGCCGTGGTGCCGGTGAAACTGCGGCTCAAGCACAAGTAGGCATGCGCAACGCGACCAGGCATGCACAAGTGCGAGCAGCAGTAGGCGTGTAGACACGGGACGGCGGCCTGCCGGGGGCGGGCCGCCGTTCTGTTCTCCGGCGGTCGTTCCGCCGGTCGAACGAG contains:
- a CDS encoding glycoside hydrolase family 26 protein, which produces MSFSVRRVRASRPVRALAATLIAGALLAGCSTFSEEGRDQYERGQGEKPGAEGTGEASESAKPEPPYDVRPLLDPRKKYLGVAADGAPAKMKAVEDFAKRAGKKPNLIEFYSAWGDQYEQELVKNSWDYGSVAFIAWEPFETSMKDIASGKEDAYIREYAKSVKELNLPVAISFAHEMNGFWYPWGTKKTSAADFTAAYKHIHDLFDDEGATQVIWVWSPNVTHPMPKVKLKPYWPGDDYVDWVGVIGYYAATGPNTYQTLYGPTMTQIRGFTKKPFIIAETAAQAGERKPADIKSLFQGTAERDDVIGFVWFNFDKETDWRINSGPLSEKTFKQQAANSSFGFDVTKP
- a CDS encoding ArnT family glycosyltransferase, translated to MSDRRTPTWADDSELHDEYGYGQQQGQAQGHQQGQQQQGQQQYADNGYPQQNGQYQQNGQQQQHQQQQQYGDGNQQQYAPTDEDQRRYAQQESLRQYAQQAQTRPRVQPTYPPYQEQAGAYQGGYVSETGTWRFDVKDLRSSYTDQQAYDTYAPYDPYASYTAEPEAVAEPVAPEPEKPGYTLPPVQESAWAVDTRRSRLLGRGVLLCVLLVQAGLSLRLSGTAFQDEALYIASGHYELANLLHGTKLPVDFAAYFSGHPKLYPVVAAVVDSQFGLTGVRLLSLLFMLGATGLLYSLTRRLFNLRAGLGAAALFSVLQSTMVLGNFATYDAAAVFLLALSAWAVVRTDRMNAVAVLLAAPPAALAFGVKYASGMYLPTIVVLAVITAHRHRGIRALGRGVVLGAGTVALLGIGYYLSGPLGGISSTTTDRAKGTDTAATMLTHSAEWGGLVFLAALGGSIAYVLRARMGEMPWLGGETSGRWRRVALGLLLTGTALLAPAYQIHLQTEISLYKHVGFGLLFAAPMAGLGMARLVGPHFRHPQLGILLYVLTLVFGMVQAQRAFSFPDSTQMTTYLRTVVDKKGTYLAEEQEVPAYYLRDKTNWTQWQNSYFMDYRGKDGKQYTGPDAFRQAVRDGKFDAIVMHGSVSPATYEAVKEGLKNNSHYRLAAVFPFTTSSGENAYRIWVKR
- a CDS encoding glycosyltransferase family 39 protein produces the protein MSLNASAPYGGGYPDAQGGHDPYAGQGAYAGQGTYADGQGGYAGPGQGTYADPAQDAYAAPGQYADPGQYTDQGAYTAPGQQQAQTAEPVAPAPVDPEPTADEPGEDEPEDTKGSRLATAVTFLLPTVLAFAMIWRGIGDRQLWRDEHATWWAATLSFHDLSLLIRSIDVVFTPYYVLMHAWIAVAGDSPTAMRIPGAVAMAASAGLLALLGRRMFTTQAGILAGLALAVVPFTTRYGQEIRPYAFAVAAVLLSTLLLARALDKPSFKVWVAYTLSVPLIGWSHLASLAVLGAHLVMILIARRAGDKIVGWAYAAACTLGMCFVIPMAVSGSGQSGQIAWNNPVLKDLIEFPKNLFGAWAVAVPVMALGTLGLFFAGRRALPLAVWIVLPPVATYATAAQLHLFLPRYLLFTAPAWVLLAAVAVVRIAGPVAGAKAGTGAVARRGFGWVLVAAAVAGIAFQSLPGIRETRQNALGEPDYRGAAQLIEAGQKKGDGIVFSGVQSERRAMDYELRNDAGRPRDWLMYRTPQELGSFGAIECPQAAKCLAKADRLWLVSTTLDGQPFSGMPKTTSTAIQKSFKVVKTKKLKYLQLVLLERTRAATDDSSEEKDDAAKRKVHT
- a CDS encoding polyprenol monophosphomannose synthase, which codes for MSYDVGADVAVTVVMPTYNEAANLPRMAEAVLQLPLNGLHLKVVDDSSPDGTGRIAEELAEKYNWDGRRRMSVLHRTEKDGLGRAYVAGMSAAVDEGAQYVVQMDADGSHPVEAVPRMLGTAVASGVGLVIGSRYVEGGQLDDDWGAHRVLLSRFANRYARTVLGTKIRDITAGFNLWSAQTLRDVDLHSLDSAGYSFQVELKFKAVRAGHAAVEIPIRFEERTEGVSKMTLRTQLESAVVPVKLRLKHK